AAAGCGTCACGGCCTTCTGCTTGGCCAGCTCAGAGACGCCGAGCATCCGCATGAGCCGCTCGGCGCGCTCGCTTTGCTCGGCTTCGCTCAAGTCCAGGGTTTCGAGAATCGCGAGAATATTTTCCTCCACGGTGAGACGGCGAAAGACGGAGGACTCCTGAGGCAAATAGCTGAGCCCCGCCCGGGCGCGTTGATAGATCGGCATGGCCGTCAGGTCTTCGCCGTTCAAGCTGACTTTCCCCTCGTCCGGATGAACCAGCCCGACCATCATGTGAAAGGTCGTGGTCTTGCCGGCGCCGTTGGGCCCCAAAAGTCCGACCACCTCGCCGCCGTTCACTTCCAGGCTCACCCGGTCGACCACCCGCCGGCCGGTGTAGGTTTTCGTCACGTCTTTCGCTTGAAGCTGGCTCATTTTTCTTTTTTCGGCTCGCTGCCGTCTTTTTGCTGCTGCAGCTCATCGGGGAAAATCGTCGCCTTGACTCGGTTGGCTTTTCCACTTTCGACGATGGCGCGGTCCTCAACCATGAAGTAAATGATGCGCTCTCCCGAGATCTCGCTGTTTCCCTGGCGCATCATGGGATTGCCGGTCATCGTAATGGTCTGGGCGACGCCGTCGAAAACCGCCTTGGTGCCGGTGGCTACCCGTTCTCCCCGCGTTACCTGTACCAGCTTTCCCTCGGCGATCGCCTCCTTCATCGACTGCAGGTCGGAATCGAAGTATGTGGTCAGCTTGTCGCTCCTCATAGTCATGTCGTCCTGAACCACGACCACCCGGCCAATGTAGATCAGAACGTTCTTCTGCCGATCCATTTCCATCCGATCGGAACTGACGAAGATGGGCTTTTGCTTGGCGGCGTTGTCCCCGCCTGATGAGGGTTTCTTTTTCGCCCCCGCCTTGGTTGTGGGCGCCGCCTCTCCCGCGTCTCCCGGCGATTGGATGCCTGCAAAAAGCAAACAGGCCGCCAACCCCGCTCCGCCCATCCGTCGGCGCCATGCCCGATCAGCCTGGTTTCTTTTCATTCGGCTTTCCCTTCAATTTTTGTAGCTTGTCAGGCTCGACTTTGGTTTTCACGTCTCTATTCAAGCGCATCTTCTCGTCGTCCAGGCTGACTTCCATGTGCGAGCCGTCCAACTCCATGCCAGCGCCTCTGACGCTTACCCGTCCCGGCAGGAGCATTTGGTTGGTGTTCTTGAAATAGAGAATCTCGCCCGTTTTCAAGACGTATCCGCGAAAGTTGACTTCCACCTCGCCGAGGAGTTGCGCCTTCTGCATGTCTCCCTGGCCTTCCTCGATCCAGAGGGTTCCATTTTCTCCGGTAGCCTCCACGGTGCTATCGTCCTTCTGATAAAAAAATATGCGCGGTTTTTTCAGTACCAATTGCCCTTCTGCTTTGAGGTATCTCGCTTCCTCGCCGAAGACTTCCCAAACTTTTCTCTCGCCATCGACCTGAGCCCGATGAAAATCCTTGATCTGAAGAGCGGCGTCCGGCATGTACTGGAGCGCGGTTTTTACCGCCTTTTCCCTGATCGACTTCTTCTTCCCCTGCCAGATGCTCTCGCCGACCTTGAAAGTCACTCCGCCTAATATAGCGGAGATCGCGATCAGGAGGATCATCCTCATCTTGCGACGATTCATAGGCGTCCCAGCAGGGCAAAATACCATCTTTCAAAAGAGCTGTAAAGACGACGGGCACGGAAATTGCTAGAAATTGCTTGATTGTTCCTGGAGATGCGCGAATTTCAGGCGAGATAATACTTTCTGGACACTCTAACCCACTTCCGTTGGGCTTTTAACAACAGCTCGGCCACTTCTCTTGCCGCTCCTTTTCCTCCAGACGCGCGAGTGACGTAATCGGTCATCGGCTTAAGGCCCGGCCAGCAGTCATTAACTGTTATCGCCATGCCAACCCTTCTGAGGAGCGGCAGATCCACCAAGTCATCGCCGACATAGGCGATCTCGTAGTCTGAAAAATCGGTGTCGCGTTTGATCTTCTCATAGGCGGCGAGTTTGTCGTCGGCCCGTAGGTAGAGCAGTTCGATGCCGAGATCCTTGGCGCGATGCCTGACCGCGGCCGACGAGCGGCCGGAAATGATTCCGACCTTAACGCCCGCGCGTTGGAGCAGGCGAATTCCCTGGCCGTCGCGGACGTCGAATGATTTGATCTCATTCCCGCGGTGATCCATCACGATCCTGCCGTCGGTCAAAACTCCGTCAACGTCGAGCAAGAGGAGTTTTATCCTCAGGGCTTTCTTGCGGACTCGTGCGGGAATGCGTTGCACTGGAGATCAGGCGATGCCGGCCTTCAAGAGGTCGTGCAGGTGCAAGATGCCCACCGGCTTGGTGTCGCCCTGCTTCTCGACGACGAAAAGGGAAGTGATGGGACTCGGGATATTCTCCTCCATCATGGAGAGGGCCTCCGCCGCGAGGGTATTCTTCTCGATCGAGCGCGGCTGGCGGCTCATGACCTCCCCGGCGGTTTGGCTGAGCAGTCCATCGCCGTGCGCCTGCAGTCCGCGGCGGAGGTCGCCGTCGGTGATAGCCCCGATTAGATTGCCGCGCTCGTCGGTGACTCCGGTTACACCCAGCCGCTTGGAAGTGATGACCAATATGGCTTCCTTCATCCGAGTCTTCCGGTCGACCAGCGGCAAGTCGGCGTCGCGATGCATCAGATCTTCCACCCGCAGCAGCAGCTTGCGCCCGAGCGTCCCGCCCGGATGCCTGAGGGCGAAGTCGTCCTCTTTGAAGCCCTTTTTTTCGAGCAGCACGACCGCTAACGCGTCACCCAGCGCCAGCGCCGCGGTGGTGCTGGTCGTCGGCGAGAGCCCCATCGGGCAAGCTTCCTCTTTGACGCCGGCGTTGAGCACGACGTCGGCCGCAGTCGAGAGATTGGAGCCGGCATTGCCGGTCATGGCGATCAGCTTCACGCCCAGCCGCTTGACGATGGGAACAAACTTGAGAATCTCTTCCGTCTCGCCGCTGTTGGAAACGGCCAGAACGACGTCCCCCTTGTTGATCATTCCCATGTCGCCGTGATTGGCGTCGCCGGCGTGGAGAAACAGCGACGGCGTCCCCGTGCTCGAAAGCGTGGCGGAGATCTTGCGGCAGATAAGGCCCGATTTCCCGAGGCCCGTAACCACGACTTTTCCCTTGCAGTGATAAAGCAGATCCACCGCGCGGACGAAGTTTTCGTCGAGCCGGTCGACGAGCGACAGGATGCCCCGCGCCTCGATGTCGAGCACGGCGCGCGCTCGCTTCAGCGTCTTACCGGAATCCATACTAATTTCGTTTCGCCAGTTGGTCGATCTCTTTCACCCGCTTGAGCAGCTCTTCCAATTCATTGAGCGGCAGCGAATTGGGCCCGTCGCTGAGCGCCTTGTCGGGGTTCTCGTGGACTTCCATGAACAGCGCGTCGATACCGACTGCGACGGCGGCCTTGGCGAGCGCCGAAATATAACGGCGCTCGCCGCCCGAGGCTTGACCCAACCCGCCGGGAAGCTGCAGGCTGTGCGTGGCGTCGAAGACGACGGGATAGCCCAGCTCGCCCAACACCACCAGCGAGCGCATATCCGAGACCAAATTGTTATAGCCGAAAGAGACGCCGCGCTCGGTCACCATGACCCGTTCGTTTCCGGACGAGACGATCTTTTCGACGATGTTGCCGACGTCCCATGGCGCCAGGAACTGTCCCTTCTTTACGTTCACGATCTTGCCCGACTGCGCCACGGCGACGACGAAATCGGTCTGGCGGCAGAGAAGGGCGGGAATCTGGAGCACGTCGACGGAATCCTTTGCCAGATCGACTTGTTCTTTTTCATGCACGTCGGTGAGAACGGGGACGCCGATCTCCTGCCGCACTTTGGCGAGGATGCCGAGCCCTTCTTCGACCCCCGGTCCGCGGAAAGAAAACAGCGAAGTGCGATTGGCCTTATCATAGGAGGATTTGAAGATGAAGGGCATGCCGACTCGATCGGCCGCTTGCTTGATGAAGGCGGCGTGCCTCATGGCCGAATCGACGCTCTCGATCACGCACGGCCCGGCGATCAGCGCCAGCGGCCGCCCGCCGCCGATCTCGAATCCGCCGATTTTTATTTTTTTGGCAGCCATCGTGAGGAGCTAGTAAAACACCGGCAGGCGCAGAATGCAAATTTTCATGTCTAAGGCGTATTCACCACAGAGGCACACAGAGCTCGCGGAGTTAACATCGGCTCTTTCCCTCTCCGCGTCCTCCGCGCCTCTGCGGTGGGTAGTCTTACGTCCGCGCGACTTTGATCCGCGGCACTTCCTTCAGCGCCTGCCGGTTTTGCAATGCGGCCTTGATAAATCCCTTGAAGAGGGGATGGGCGTCCATCGGACGCGACTTGAACTCGGGGTGAAATTGACATCCGAGGAACCACGGATGATCTTTCAACTCGACGATCTCGACCAGACTCGCGTCCGGCGACAGGCCGCTCGGGAACATGCCTTTTTCAGCGAACGCGTCGCGGTATTTGTTGTTGAACTCGTAGCGGTGGCGATGGCGCTCGGAGATTTTTTTCTTGCCGTAGACTTTCGCGGCGAGGGAATCGTCCTGGAGAATGCAGGGATAGGCCCCGAGTCGCATCGTCGCGCCTTTTTTCTCGACGCCTTTCTGCATTTCCATGAGGTCGATCACCGGGTGCGGCGTGTGGGCGTCGAATTCGGTCGAGTTCGCCGCGTTCAAGCCACAAACGTTGCGTGCGAACTCAACCACCGCCATCTGCATCCCGAGGCAAATGCCGAAATAGGGGATGCGGTTCTCGCGGGCGTAGCGCGCCGCTGTGATCTTTCCCTCGCTGCCGCGGTCGCCGAAGCCGCCGGGAACGAGAATGCCGTCGGCCTGATCCAAAACTTTCGTGCCGCTCTCTTCGATGCTCTCGGCCTCGATGCACTGCAGGTCCGCCTTCGCCTCGTTGGCGATGCCGCCGTGCACCAGCGCTTCCATCAGGCTCTTGTAAGACTCCTTCAGCTCCATGTACTTTCCGACGACGGCGATGCGCACGGTCTCTTTGGGATTCTTCAGCACCTGGACGACTCTCTCCCATTTTTTGAGATTGGGCGCGCCCGTCCACATGTGGAGCTTCTCGACGACCTTCTCGTCGAGACCCTCCTGGTGGAAAATCAGCGGCACTTCGTAAATCCATTCCACGTCCTTGGCGGTGATGACCGAGCTTTCGTCCACGTTGCAGAAGTGCGCGATCTTGGCCTTGATCTTTTTGTCCAGCAGGCGGTCGGTGCGGCAAAGCAAAATGTCCGGCTGGATTCCGAGGCCGGTCAGCTCTTTCACGCTGTGCTGCGTTGGCTTGGTCTTCAGCTCTCCGCCGCCGGTGATGTAGGGAACCAAGGTCAGATGAACGTAGAGAACGTTTTCCTTGCCCCAGTCCCAGCCGAACTCGCGCACGGCCTCCAGGAACGGCAGGCCTTCGATGTCGCCGACCGTGCCGCCGACTTCGCAGATGGCCATGTCGTAGCCTTCGGCGGCGGCCTGGATGCGCCGCTTGATCTCGTCGGTGATGTGCGGGATCACCTGCACCGTGCCGCCGAGGTAATCGCCGCGCCGCTCCTTGCTGATGACGGTTTCGTAAATCTGGCCGGTGGTGAAGTTGTTTTTCTTTCCCATCGGCGTCGAGACGTAGCGCTCGTAGTGGCCGAGGTCGAGATCGGTTTCCGCGCCGTCGTCGGTGACGAAGACCTCGCCGTGCTGAAACGGGCTCATCGTGCCGGGATCGACGTTGATGTACGGATCCATCTTGAGCAGCGTCACCTTCAAACCGCGGCTTTCCATCAGCGCGCCGATCGAGGCGGAGGCCAATCCCTTGCCCAGCGACGATACGACGCCTCCGGTTACGAAGATGAATTTGGTTTTCACGCTTGCCATAGTGCGTTCCGTCTCCTGCTCTATTGCCGCGCGCTGCTGAGGTACTCTTCCGCCTTCAGTAAATCTTCCGGCGTGTCCACCTCCACTGAAGGCTCCTCCACGTCTGCAACGCGAATGCGATAACCGTAGGACAGAACCCGAAGCTGCTCCAATTTTTCCGCCTGCTCCAGCGCCGTCTGGCGCATACCGGCGAACTTCAGCAAAAACTCGCGGCGATAAACGTAAATCCCCACGTGGCGATAGCCAAGTAGGGCGCCGTTCGCGGCGTGCGCCGGAGCGCCGTTATCTCCCCGCGCGTAAGGAATCGGCGCGCGGGAAAAATAAAGCGCGGATCCTTCCCGGTCGGTGACGACCTTGACGACGTTCGGGTTGAGCCATTCGTCGCGCTCGAAGATCGGCGTTCGTGCCGTTCCCATGGGGATCGAGCGGTCGCGGCGCAGCGGGTTCAGCGTCCGGAGAATCGTCTGCGGACGGATGAAAGGCAGGTCTCCCTGAACGTTGACGATCCACTCGGCGCGGATTTTCCTGGCGACCTCGGCGAGGCGGTCGGTGCCGCTCGCGTGCTTTGCCGAGGTCATCACTGCCTCGGCGCCGAACTGTTTCGCCGTCTCAAAAATGCGGCGATCGTCGGTGGCGACGATGACGCGATTCAATCCGGGAGTGCGGGAAGTGTTTTCATAGACGTGCTGGATTATCGGTTTGCCGCCGATCATGGCCAGGGGCTTTCCGGGAAAGCGGCTCGAACCGTAGCGGACCGGGATAATCGCGACGACGGCCATATTAAGCTCCGGGCGCCGGCCGGCGGGTTGTGTGGCCGGTACTCGGAGTTCTGCCGCCAAAAATAAAAAGCCGCGATGGCCTTCTTGGAAAGCGCATCACGGAATTTGACTATATCCCCCGCGCCGGATCGTGTCAATGAGAATTTGGATTTTGTGGTGGGTTAACGGCTCGCCTCACGCGCCGTTCGCCGTCAACGCGCGCTTTGCAACTTCCGGTAGCTCGATCGGCGCAAACATTGAGGCGGGATAGAGATACCCGTCGGGTTCTGACTTGTCTTCGTCGATGACGCGCAGCATGTTGTGCGCTTCCGCCTCCGCGTCCGGCAAGGTGCGGTAAACTTTGCCTACCAGCAGGCTGGCAGGGTTACTGCTGTTGTTAATGCAGATTACAAAATCGCTCATCGATTGCCCCAGTCGCCGCTAGTAGCGATCGGTCTGAAGGGAGTAGTTAGCACTCTTTAAACCAACGGGATGAGAGGCTTTTCCGGCGATCTCGGATTGGGAACGAGGCGCTTCTCTGCCGGACAAATGTGCCAGTCCATCTCTTCAAGCGGAACCGCTCCCAGAAGCGGCTCCGCTCCGTGGGGAAGCTCGATCACGCGCACCTGACAAGTTCTCCCTTGGACTTCCACTTCTGCAATGCCGAATACGCGATAGTCGTGCTCGCCGGCAGCGGTGGTGTAGACACGCACCTCGTCCAGATACTCAAGGCGGAGGGGTTCGAGAAGTTCGACGGGGAGCACGAACTCCGCTGCGCCGGAATCGACCAGCGCCTGGCACTCTATTTCTTTTCCTTGTTTGTCTGACGGGAGGTACCGGTTTTGCCAGTTCCTCACCTTCACCGGAACGCGAAATACTCCCATAACTTCTCTGATAGCAGATTTTCTTTTTCTGCGCTATGCGAAGCTCGGTCGCGCGTTCGGCGTCGGCCGGAAGCAGAAGGTTAGGGGTAAAAATTCAGAATGATATCCCTTTTTCTTTCCCAGTTTGGGTGCTGTGGCATTTTTTCTCCTAGGTACTACGAAAAAGCAATTTGACATCTTAGCAAGTCAACTCAGTCAACAACGTCCCCTAAATTCCCCGCTAAATTCCCCTAAATTCCCACGTCCCCTAAATTCTCAACTCAGTCAACAACGTCCCCTAAATTCCCCCTAAATTCCCCCTCTAAATTCCCCCTAAATTTCCCCGTCCAATCTCATACAGGAACAGCTGATTAAACTCTCCATTCTCACGCGCACTGCCCCATCGCCAATTTGCTACCAGCGAGCGGCGGGATTGAAGCGGTTCGGTTTCAACCTCCGAGCACTGAAACTTGCGGCAGACAAACAAAAGCCTGCCGGTCTTTTCCTTTTCTCCAAGATCGCTCCAAAGCCGGACAGATCCCGATGTTCGATAATACGACAGGGGTCGAACGACCCAACGCTCCTGCGCGACAACCGGCATCGAAGCATACTGTTCGTCAAGTTTGGTCGCGACATCGCGCCATGGCGGCTTCGTGTTGTGCGGGAACGCGGTTGGCAGAGACGCGGCTGTCCACGCCAGCAAGATCAGCCAGAATCCTGCGGCCAAAGTCCGCGGCAACATTGTCAGACACAATCCAATCACAATGACGAATGCGACCGTTGATTGAAGCAGTTGCCGCGAAGCAAAAATGGACGCTGGTCCGGATATCGAGACGATATAAACGACTGCCGGCAGTCCAAAGGCTATGAGAAACAGGAGCAAATGGCGAGCGCCCACATCTCTCGGTAGGACGCGGTATCGTATGGACGCCGCTCCGAGCGCCGCCAGCAGCACGAGTAGCCAGTGCATTCGCAGCACCGGGGTTTCTCCGAACACGGATAGGTAGAACCGCACCAAATCGACAAAAGTCGGCGGCGTCATCCACGCGACATGGCGTGATGGATCAATTCCTCTCGAGATTGAGTCGCTCAACGCAGCGATGAACCAGGGCAGGATGAAAACGGTTCCCGCCGAGGCATAGGCAACGATCCTCCAGCTCTCCGACCGCAGAGTGAACAATGCGACGCTGATTTGAACGGCGATGAGCAATATCGCGAGATATTGGGCATAGAGCAGGACGCAGCACGAGACGGCCCAAACCGCCAGGCGTTTACGCTCACGCGGCTCCTGGAGAACTCTGAGGAAGGCGAGTACGTTAGCGGTTGAAAGAAACGCGATCAGAGCGTAGGGCCGCGCCTGCTGCCCGTAGTAGACAAAAAATGGACTTAGAGCGACGATTGAAAGTACGCCGAGAGCGAGCCACGGGGAAAGATACCGGCGAAACAACGGATATGACGTCGCAAGGAAGGCGGCCGAGAACAGCACGCTCAAGGATCGAGCGGATGCCTCCGAGACCCCGAATGCTTTCATCCATAGATAAAGGAGGAGGTTTTGCAGCGGAGGATGCGGCTTATCTCGCAAAGAGCCCGAGATCACCTCCGCAAACTGTTTGCTCGCGAGTTGAACGGAGAAGACTTCGTCCCCATCCAAGCTGTAGTGAATTTCGTGCAGGCGAACGGTCAAAGCAAGCACGACTAAAACTACAACGAGGATATATTCATATCGAAGCTTGGATTTCACGCGTGTTCCTAATCAGCGGAATCGGAACTGGGCAAGCCATACTTTAAAGCGACATGGAGCGTCAAGAGTTATTTAGCGCCAGGCTAATTGGCGCAGACAATTCCTCGCTCACCGAATTCGTCCCGAGCGGGTTGCAAACTTTACCGCCGCGGAGGTAAATACAAGCGTTATCGGAGGCAGATAGATGAAGATCACCCGGGTCCGGGCGGTTTCGCACAAAGTTCAAAACACGATGACCGGCTGGAAGACTTCGCTCGGCGGTCACGACACGCACGAGCTGATCTTCGTCCGGATCGACACCGACGAGAAGATTTTCGGCGTCGGCGTGGCGAGTCCCGGCGCGATTTTTATCAGCGGCGATACCGGCGCTAATCACTTGG
The genomic region above belongs to Candidatus Binatia bacterium and contains:
- the kdsB gene encoding 3-deoxy-manno-octulosonate cytidylyltransferase, translated to MAVVAIIPVRYGSSRFPGKPLAMIGGKPIIQHVYENTSRTPGLNRVIVATDDRRIFETAKQFGAEAVMTSAKHASGTDRLAEVARKIRAEWIVNVQGDLPFIRPQTILRTLNPLRRDRSIPMGTARTPIFERDEWLNPNVVKVVTDREGSALYFSRAPIPYARGDNGAPAHAANGALLGYRHVGIYVYRREFLLKFAGMRQTALEQAEKLEQLRVLSYGYRIRVADVEEPSVEVDTPEDLLKAEEYLSSARQ
- a CDS encoding KpsF/GutQ family sugar-phosphate isomerase; this translates as MDSGKTLKRARAVLDIEARGILSLVDRLDENFVRAVDLLYHCKGKVVVTGLGKSGLICRKISATLSSTGTPSLFLHAGDANHGDMGMINKGDVVLAVSNSGETEEILKFVPIVKRLGVKLIAMTGNAGSNLSTAADVVLNAGVKEEACPMGLSPTTSTTAALALGDALAVVLLEKKGFKEDDFALRHPGGTLGRKLLLRVEDLMHRDADLPLVDRKTRMKEAILVITSKRLGVTGVTDERGNLIGAITDGDLRRGLQAHGDGLLSQTAGEVMSRQPRSIEKNTLAAEALSMMEENIPSPITSLFVVEKQGDTKPVGILHLHDLLKAGIA
- the kdsA gene encoding 3-deoxy-8-phosphooctulonate synthase codes for the protein MAAKKIKIGGFEIGGGRPLALIAGPCVIESVDSAMRHAAFIKQAADRVGMPFIFKSSYDKANRTSLFSFRGPGVEEGLGILAKVRQEIGVPVLTDVHEKEQVDLAKDSVDVLQIPALLCRQTDFVVAVAQSGKIVNVKKGQFLAPWDVGNIVEKIVSSGNERVMVTERGVSFGYNNLVSDMRSLVVLGELGYPVVFDATHSLQLPGGLGQASGGERRYISALAKAAVAVGIDALFMEVHENPDKALSDGPNSLPLNELEELLKRVKEIDQLAKRN
- a CDS encoding HAD-IIIA family hydrolase, giving the protein MLDVDGVLTDGRIVMDHRGNEIKSFDVRDGQGIRLLQRAGVKVGIISGRSSAAVRHRAKDLGIELLYLRADDKLAAYEKIKRDTDFSDYEIAYVGDDLVDLPLLRRVGMAITVNDCWPGLKPMTDYVTRASGGKGAAREVAELLLKAQRKWVRVSRKYYLA
- a CDS encoding glycosyltransferase family 39 protein — protein: MKSKLRYEYILVVVLVVLALTVRLHEIHYSLDGDEVFSVQLASKQFAEVISGSLRDKPHPPLQNLLLYLWMKAFGVSEASARSLSVLFSAAFLATSYPLFRRYLSPWLALGVLSIVALSPFFVYYGQQARPYALIAFLSTANVLAFLRVLQEPRERKRLAVWAVSCCVLLYAQYLAILLIAVQISVALFTLRSESWRIVAYASAGTVFILPWFIAALSDSISRGIDPSRHVAWMTPPTFVDLVRFYLSVFGETPVLRMHWLLVLLAALGAASIRYRVLPRDVGARHLLLFLIAFGLPAVVYIVSISGPASIFASRQLLQSTVAFVIVIGLCLTMLPRTLAAGFWLILLAWTAASLPTAFPHNTKPPWRDVATKLDEQYASMPVVAQERWVVRPLSYYRTSGSVRLWSDLGEKEKTGRLLFVCRKFQCSEVETEPLQSRRSLVANWRWGSARENGEFNQLFLYEIGRGNLGGI
- the lptA gene encoding lipopolysaccharide transport periplasmic protein LptA; protein product: MKRNQADRAWRRRMGGAGLAACLLFAGIQSPGDAGEAAPTTKAGAKKKPSSGGDNAAKQKPIFVSSDRMEMDRQKNVLIYIGRVVVVQDDMTMRSDKLTTYFDSDLQSMKEAIAEGKLVQVTRGERVATGTKAVFDGVAQTITMTGNPMMRQGNSEISGERIIYFMVEDRAIVESGKANRVKATIFPDELQQQKDGSEPKKEK
- a CDS encoding retroviral-like aspartic protease family protein, producing MGVFRVPVKVRNWQNRYLPSDKQGKEIECQALVDSGAAEFVLPVELLEPLRLEYLDEVRVYTTAAGEHDYRVFGIAEVEVQGRTCQVRVIELPHGAEPLLGAVPLEEMDWHICPAEKRLVPNPRSPEKPLIPLV
- the lptC gene encoding LPS export ABC transporter periplasmic protein LptC, giving the protein MNRRKMRMILLIAISAILGGVTFKVGESIWQGKKKSIREKAVKTALQYMPDAALQIKDFHRAQVDGERKVWEVFGEEARYLKAEGQLVLKKPRIFFYQKDDSTVEATGENGTLWIEEGQGDMQKAQLLGEVEVNFRGYVLKTGEILYFKNTNQMLLPGRVSVRGAGMELDGSHMEVSLDDEKMRLNRDVKTKVEPDKLQKLKGKPNEKKPG
- a CDS encoding CTP synthase, with protein sequence MASVKTKFIFVTGGVVSSLGKGLASASIGALMESRGLKVTLLKMDPYINVDPGTMSPFQHGEVFVTDDGAETDLDLGHYERYVSTPMGKKNNFTTGQIYETVISKERRGDYLGGTVQVIPHITDEIKRRIQAAAEGYDMAICEVGGTVGDIEGLPFLEAVREFGWDWGKENVLYVHLTLVPYITGGGELKTKPTQHSVKELTGLGIQPDILLCRTDRLLDKKIKAKIAHFCNVDESSVITAKDVEWIYEVPLIFHQEGLDEKVVEKLHMWTGAPNLKKWERVVQVLKNPKETVRIAVVGKYMELKESYKSLMEALVHGGIANEAKADLQCIEAESIEESGTKVLDQADGILVPGGFGDRGSEGKITAARYARENRIPYFGICLGMQMAVVEFARNVCGLNAANSTEFDAHTPHPVIDLMEMQKGVEKKGATMRLGAYPCILQDDSLAAKVYGKKKISERHRHRYEFNNKYRDAFAEKGMFPSGLSPDASLVEIVELKDHPWFLGCQFHPEFKSRPMDAHPLFKGFIKAALQNRQALKEVPRIKVART
- the lptB gene encoding LPS export ABC transporter ATP-binding protein — protein: MSQLQAKDVTKTYTGRRVVDRVSLEVNGGEVVGLLGPNGAGKTTTFHMMVGLVHPDEGKVSLNGEDLTAMPIYQRARAGLSYLPQESSVFRRLTVEENILAILETLDLSEAEQSERAERLMRMLGVSELAKQKAVTLSGGERRRVEIARALVLSPFFILLDEPFTGIDPIAVAEIQKIVRKLTNSGIGVLITDHNVRETLGICDRAYIINEGQVLEEGNPQTIATSPKARQVYLGEGFRL